In Rutidosis leptorrhynchoides isolate AG116_Rl617_1_P2 chromosome 2, CSIRO_AGI_Rlap_v1, whole genome shotgun sequence, one genomic interval encodes:
- the LOC139894251 gene encoding uncharacterized protein: MDWCTSKHKTWFNWLLLIMMMIHILMARIIQGSCIEEERKALLQIKASLIDSHVSDVDPLLPTWVDDDGECCDWERVECNKTTGHVINLLFGNITGRLAYDVEDERIWPLNVSLFLPFKELRSLNLSYDLLDNGIVSTGLEKLSSLKNLESLDLEWNYITNGIFPSLGALTSLKVLNLSYNNFEGHFPAHEFEGLENLEVLNIRDINYHGTFLVQGNHHHFYLITLLTSLKALPSLQVLDFSSNLYSSESFPAQGCKNLSRLKRLESISLRSNRVTRSVISCLSSLPSLKILDLSDSALLFGTSFLMQELSRFTHLEELDLSYCNLDSFTYNGTMSTLVHLNLDDNYFNKDDVIRAMAAFPSLRFLSLQSNFINGTLPMEALASLRHLEVLDMSVNRLVGSIPSEISTLTALKAVSFAYNDELNGSLLDLGLCRLKNLQELDLRQNKFGGNLSECLSSLTSLKLFDISYNQLTGTLPPSLFANLTSLKYVDFSHNKFEGSLSFSSFSNHTKLEMVEFISDNDKFEVETEDPKGWVPMFQLKVLVLSNCNLNRLKRRVLPSFLLHQRTLKVLDLSSNSLEMQFPNWLINSNADLEVVSLRNNSISGPIRMPLYRNANTRWLDISDNLMTGTIPHDVGNIFPYIENLNLSQNSLNGPLPWSMGGLSEIHTLDLSHNDFSGEVPEGLLSNCQVLQILRLSNNSLHGEVLSRKFNASQLLVLLLDNNRFTGVLTKEINTEGVFLIMLDISGNLFSGVIPGWITNQTTLNALVIRDNRFEGQFPCGTAFFLFLDISQNNFSGSIPSCLGMYRSHMKHLHLDSNRFTGTIPESFRNLTNLLTLDMGNNKLSGNIPGFLGELSSLRILLLRNTKPLRFLDPGSKSISKSTPCFQ, from the exons ATGGATTGGTGTACGAGTAAGCACAAAACTTGGTTTAACTGGTTGTTGTTAATTATGATGATGATTCATATTCTAATGGCCAGAATTATACAAGGTAGTTGTATAGAAGAGGAGAGAAAGGCGCTGCTGCAAATTAAAGCATCTCTTATCGATTCACATGTTTCTGATGTGGACCCACTTCTTCCAACTTGGGTTGATGATGACGGAGAGTGTTGTGATTGGGAGAGGGTCGAGTGCAACAAAACTACTGGGCATGTCATAAACTTGTTATTCGGAAACATCACGGGAAGATTAGCATATGATGTAGAGGATGAAAGGATTTGGCCATTAAACGTGTCTCTTTTTCTTCCTTTTAAAGAGCTGCGAAGTCTCAATTTGTCATATGATCTTCTGGATAATGGAATTGTGAGCACAG GACTTGAAAAGTTGTCGAGTTTGAAAAATCTAGAATCACTTGACCTCGAGTGGAATTATATTACAAATGGGATATTTCCTTCTTTGGGTGCGCTTACTTCACTCAAAGTTTTGAATCTTAGTTATAATAACTTTGAAGGACACTTTCCTGCTCATG AGTTTGAAGGTTTGGAAAATTTGGAGGTATTGAATATCAGAGACATTAACTATCATGGTACTTTCTTAGTGCAAGGTAATCATCATCATTTCTA CCTAATAACATTATTAACATCTTTAAAGGCTCTTCCATCACTCCAAGTCCTAGATTTTAGTAGCAATCTTTATTCTTCTGAATCATTTCCAGCTCAAG gTTGCAAGAATTTATCAAGATTGAAAAGGTTAGAGAGCATATCCCTTAGAAGTAACCGTGTCACCCGGAGCGTCATATCGTGCCTAAGTTCCCTCCCATCTCTTAAGATTCTCGATCTTAGTGATTCTGCTTTATTATTTGGAACCTCTTTTCTGATGCAAG AATTATCTCGTTTCACTCACTTAGAGGAACTCGATCTAAGCTATTGTAACCTAGACTCATTCACATATAACG GCACCATGAGCACCCTGGTGCACTTAAATCTTGATGATAACTACTTCAATAAAGATGATGTCATACGGGCAATGGCTGCTTTTCCATCCTTAAGATTTTTGTCTTTGCAATCTAATTTTATCAATGGAACACTGCCTATGGAAG CTTTGGCATCTTTACGCCATCTGGAAGTCTTAGATATGAGTGTTAATCGGTTAGTTGGGAGCATCCCATCTGAAATAAGTACATTAACTGCGCTTAAAGCTGTCTCGTTTGCATACAATGATGAGCTCAACGGTTCATTACTAGATCTTG GGTTGTGCCGGTTGAAGAACCTCCAAGAGTTGGATCTTCGTCAAAACAAGTTTGGTGGAAACCTTTCAGAGTGTTTGAGCAGTTTAACATCTCTTAAACTCTTTGATATTTCTTATAACCAGTTAACGGGAACACTTCCTCCATCACTGTTTGCTAATCTCACATCTCTTAAGTATGTTGATTTTAGTCATAATAAGTTTGAAGGCTCGTTATCATTTAGCTCGTTCTCCAATCATACAAAGTTAGAGATGGTCGAATTCATAAGTGACAACGACAAATTTGAGGTTGAGACAGAAGATCCTAAAGGTTGGGTTCCGATGTTTCAGTTGAAAGTTCTTGTGCTATCTAATTGCAATCTAAACAGGCTTAAGCGAAGAGTTCTTCCCAGTTTTCTACTTCATCAGCGTACATTAAAAGTACTAGACCTGTCTAGTAACTCACTAGAGATGCAATTTCCAAATTGGTTGATTAATAGTAATGCGGATCTGGAAGTTGTTAGTTTAAGGAACAACTCAATTTCTGGTCCTATTCGTATGCCGTTGTATAGAAACGCTAATACACGGTGGTTGGATATATCTGATAATCTAATGACAGGTACTATACCTCATGATGTAGGAAATATTTTTCCGTATATAGAAAACTTGAACTTGTCTCAAAATTCTTTGAACGGCCCTCTCCCTTGGTCAATGGGCGGTTTGAGTGAAATACATACGTTAGATTTATCTCACAATGATTTCTCAGGAGAAGTGCCGGAGGGATTGCTTTCTAACTGTCAAGTGTTGCAGATTTTACGACTATCTAATAACAGTTTGCATGGTGAAGTACTTTCAAGAAAATTCAACGCAAGTCAGCTATTAGTTCTGTTGTTAGACAATAATCGGTTTACAGGGGTGCTCACAAAAGAGATCAATACTGAAGGTGTTTTTTTAATTATGTTGGATATTAGTGGCAACCTATTTTCAGGTGTAATTCCAGGATGGATAACCAACCAGACAACCTTAAATGCACTTGTGATACGAGACAACAGGTTCGAAGGTCAATTCCCATGTGGGACGGCTTTTTTCTTGTTTCTCGATATTTCACAAAATAATTTCTCTGGGTCCATTCCATCTTGCTTAGGTATGTATAGAAGTCATATGAAGCATCTTCATTTGGATTCAAACAGATTCACTGGAACAATACCCGAATCTTTTCGTAATCTGACAAATCTTTTGACTTTGGATATGGGCAATAACAAGCTATCAGGTAACATTCCGGGATTCTTAGGTGAACTCTCAAGTTTAAGAATCCTCCTTTTGAGAAATACTAAACCTCTTCGATTCCTTGACCCAGGGTCAAAGTCAATATCAAAGTCAACCCCGTGTTTCCAATGA